The window GTTGTACTGTGCCATGCAAAATATTTTGGTTCTAGTATAGCGTGCGTGGGAAAAGGGGTAAACaacagagaagaaggggtaactGTACGTACACCTAGGGCGACTTCGCAGCATCAGTTGAGAGGACGATAGGGAAATATATGTTAGTAAACTTTGGGAACCGTTTTGAGAAGTCCATGGGTAGTGAGTGTGTGATTTGGGATGTGTGACCATCTTGGGAATGAGACGCCGTTTATACATTCTTTCAAGGCGCGGTTCAGCATGGCGGTGCCAGCTACCTATCTTGTCCACGTTGTGAGACCTCAACCCAAGGCAGAGATCATATGATAAGCAACATATAcctcctttttcctcttctctaATTTCTCACAAGTCTAAAACATCACGTACCTCGGCATCTTGAcctgaaggaggaggcccAGCAAGGTCATGGTCAAAGAGGTCCACATTTCAGCCCCAACCTGGTTGAGCTAGAAGCGACATCTGACCCAAGTCTCAGAATGACGTTTACCCACCAAGTGCCCGCGTGACGGGACGGAAAGCTACCTGGTGTGGAAGTTACTTTGGCACCCCGCTGGAGGGTTGCACTTGGACACCTTGTAGAGAGTACTTGATATTGTGTGTCAGATGAGGCAAAGCAGAGGTAGAGGATACTCGGCCTGTTGATAAGATAAGAAGCTTGATCTGTGCCAAGACTGGTTCAGATCCCCAACAAAACGCACCTCAAAGGGACTTGAGTGGTCCAGAACAGGCTGATGAACGACGACAACTGACGGTTTGCTGCAACAGCTCTCTTCCGAGTTATCCATACGCGAATGACGACGGGGCACATGGCTGGTTGTTAACGGAACCGAGACATCACACAGCAACTGTGGGTGCTACAAGGATATCCCGACGACACTACACTTCGAACTGTTTCTGAAAGAAGGTGGTTGAAAAGTATAGAGGCTGCATCATCTGCCTGGAGGTAGAGAGGTGTGTGGGTGCCTGGTGACCAATaaccaccacaccttttAATCAAGAAGCTTCTCCGAACGAACGGCAACAGCCGCCTGatttggccttctcctttccaaccaccaccaaccctttgtcgaggttggtgtcTACGAACGGAATACACCTAGTCTTTGATCGACACAAAACCTATAACTTCATCAAGCACCATCGACACAAAACCTATAACTTCATCAAGCACCATCGACAAAACCGCCCCTACCTAGATAGCATCAGCAACGCCTGCTTCAAACAACCGCCCAGCATGCGcgaccccttccccatcgcCCCGATCCCGGCCCTCTCAGCCTGGATCCAACCCTACGCCGACGCCCTTCACCTCCCGACTCTCCCTCTGCACATCCACGAAGTCCtcggcgccgccgccttctaCACCTTTGTGcacaccatcctctcccccatcatctccaacgccttcttctcgaaATACTACCCCAAGAACCACCGCGCCAGAAAGGCCAACTGGGATGCCCATGTCGTTTCCCTCGCGCAGTCAGTCCTGATCAACGGGCTGGCGCTATGGACGATGTACTATGACGAGGAGAGGGCCAACAGCGACTGGGAGCAGAGAGTATGGGGGTACACTGGAGCAAGTGGTATGATCCAGGCTCTGGCAGCGGGATATTTCGTCTGGGACTTGGGAATCACGCTGTTGAATCTGGATATTTTTGGGTTGGGGCTGCTGGCGCATGCGGTGAGCGCGCTGGCGGTTTATACTTTTGGATTCGTACGTTTGATGCTCCCTCTCTCTCGCCCCCTGTTTTGATGGAATGCGGTGTACTGACGAAACTACTAGCGCCCCTATCTGAACTActactcctccatcttcatcctctaCGAGCTCTCCACCCCGTTCCTGAACATCCACTGGTTCTTTGACAAGCTGAACATGACCGGTTCCAAGCCGCAGCTCTACAACGGGATCGCGCTTTtggtcgtcttcttctgctgcagACTCGTCTGGGGAACGTACCAATCCGCTGTTGTGTATGTTGACATGTGGAAGGCTGTGCAGAGGGGCCCCGATGCGGGTTACATTGCTGCCGCGTTTGAGAAGGCTTCTGGGGTGGACAAGAATTTGATGCATTTTGCCAAGGATGCGGGGCCGGTGCCGGTTTGGTTGGCGGTCACGTATGTGGCGAGCAATCTGACGCTGAACACGCTGAACTGGTATTGGTATTTCAAGATGATTTCTgcggtgaagaagaggtttgagccggcgaagaaggagaaggctgctgttCCTGCTGGGGGTAAGGGGACTGGCAATGTGGCGACGGgggcgatggtgggggagaagcaGGGGCTGAGGCAGAGGGCGCACTCGATTGAGGATGTGGTGCCTGATTCAGAGGAGCTGAGGCAGGGGACTATTCAGTAGGGATGATGTGTGAAGGTTGAGAGGGGCGTTGGATAGGGGCAATGTGGGGTGTATAgggggggtgtggtgttggttaCTGTGGCCTGGGTTTCTGGATGATGTACGGACGGGTGGGCGGGCTGTGTGTATAGCTGTtgatggttgttgttgttttttctcGTTTTCGTTTACCTCACTACGTAATCATGGGATATGGAGTATTTAAGCTGGCATTCGGTCGCTTTTTTTTATGTCGTGTATGGTGTGTGCACACTTTGAACTTGGATTCggttttttggtggtgatggtgagatcTTTCTACGAGCCTTGTTCCTTTCTGTCATTGTTCGGCAGGCTCTGCTGAATATTGAAGACGGGCGGGAgtttacctacctacctcatcTAGTTGTTCACCCTGGGTACCAAGAGAAAGGATTAAACTGCTTAACCAAGGTGACCGACGTTTCTGTGAGTGCCCCCTGATGTTGTTGTGACATGTGCCTGTGTGTGTTGACAGAAGGCCTTGAGAGCCGCTGGTTTCCATTCCAAATTGATACCAGTGAAGCAAAAATAAGAAAGTGAATAGACAATTTAAAATTGTTTGATACTCAAATGCCCTCATGGCTACCTAAGGTATGTTCAGTCCTCAAAGAGTCAGACCTTGATCTTTGACGATCACCAACTCCGGCGAGAAGGAAAGTATAATCTCTCACCACAGGCTAGTCTATATGGGCCCTGAAATTTAAACATTGCGGTCACTACTTCGCTTTCTGCTTCACAAACTATACCTATTGAGCAGTGTGTAGCTACCTCACGGTTCACGATATTGACCCGGGTCTTGCTGTTCTCCAAGGCGCTAGTTAGAACATCCCCTTGAAGGGCGAGCACAATCTCAGACAACGCAGGGTGGAGGCAGTGTTTTAAAAGCGGTTTTGGGTCAGGTAATGTTTGAGGAGAATGTTTTGTCTGTAGCTGAGGGGgctgaaaagggggggaggtggttgccATCCGGCCAGACTATTGTCAAGTTTCAACATTGGCAAGGCAAGGGGAGGCTATTGTTGCCTCTTGAGTCTGCCTTACCTATGGTCTCTCATCGCCCTGCTCTCTCGGGCGGTGGGATGAGTTGGAGGGGTAATCCCCTGGGCTTGGTAGGGACTCCTGAGGTTGAGAACAAGCCCCCCACGCTTGACGGGGGCTCTCCCACACACACGCCGGCGAGGGACATGTCTCGTGCTACCAACTTGGTTTTGTGAGTGAAGGTGCTGTTCTATTTAGGTTATGCCCGGACACACCGGGCGCTTGGAGATTTGCTTTGGCTTCCTGTGTGTGCTTTTGTTGGAAATTGTGTACGCCGCATGGTttggtggaaagggggggagtttGTGTGACGGGATGACAAATCTAGAGCAATGGGAGGTTTAAGATTGAGATGGTAGGAAAGATGGGATGTTTAGGCAAACATGGAGGTTACGTATGGGCCCCTCCGgtggtcgtggttgttgggtgTGGTTGTGTGTGTCATACAcagtgatggtgatggtgatggtctgTGAAAAACTGACCTTGTGAAATTCAACTCGAGTCTTAAATCTCTAGAATAGGCTTTCTGGAAAACTAAATTCTATTGAGACAGTGTAGACTAGCGTCGGGCCACTAATTTTGATGTCGCGTGTTGACATCGTtacggcgaggagggcagaACTTTGCAAACTGGGCCAAGTGATCATCATTGAATGCCATCATGGAATTATCTAGATACCACTTTGAAACCCAACAGGGAAACAGGCACACTACTATCGTCATTCATACTATACACCGCTCTCATATCACCAGTGATACCTATATTGAGACGTGTTCTCTGATAGATGCATACCTACATatcatcttccccaaccctccctaACAAACAACtccatcctcacctcccccctcggcgCTACCCCCTCTCCATCGGGGCTAACAAGAGCCCCTTACCATAATACCCATGAACCTTATTATAGCCTCCTCATGATACAACCGCGTCACGCTGTACATCACCCGGCAGCACAATACTCACCATCTCTATCCAACAAACACACATCCAAGGCAACATGAAGCAGCACCAGCCCTACAAAGGCAGGAGACAAAGCACAAAGGAGGCGGCGTAGAAAAACGCCTGAATGACACCGCATGTACCTACACGACTACTACCCCATACCGACTCACCGCATTCCCTTCCCGCTTTCCCACAAATCCtcccgagagagagagagagagagagagcgagagagtGCTCGGCATTTCGCTTCCAGAAGGAAaattgaccaccaccacccctcaagTCTGGCGAGGAGGTTTCCCGTCTCGCCTCTCAAGTTCACCTTGCAGCTCGCCTCCCTGGTACgcctcacccccttctcctcgggtCCTTTCCGATGGCCGTTAACTTTCTCAACCGTTTGAGGAATCCTTGCCGTGTGTTATCGAGATGAATAGGTGTATGGGCTGACCTGTTGAAGTAGTTGGAAGCTACCTAAGCTCATGGAGATATCGGGGATTCTTTTGCCTCTGAATAATCACCATCACAATCCCTGAACATGAGAGAAAGCACATAAACTGCATACCACACAACCAGGGAAGCCAGCCAGCTCGCCATGTGGTATTTCGACGTTCCATCCCACCGTTGCCTCTCCCCCGTCAACCCAGAAAGCAGATACCTATACTGCTGTCAAAAACACAGAAAAACTTGCTTGTACCTGTCAGGGCCCAACCCAAGCCCGGCCGGCCGGCCACCCGATCCAAGTCTGCAACTTAcagccacccacccccccctgGTCAAGAAAAAGGGTCGGATTTCTATCCGGCCATGTTAATTCAGACCTCGTTGCTTCGAAAAAGAAATTAGGCTTCTATATTGTTTGAGAAACCACTGGTTCGCCacgtttttcttttgcttgaAAGTGGCGTGTTGTGTTTATAATAGCGATCTCCCTGCATGATAGCAGATGCTATCAGATAGGTTAGTGACCAGATACATGGAGGCTTCGCCTCAACACCGACAAGAAATCAAGGCCAAAAGTTCCGACTACAGCCGCGCGTCTGGGCccgggggggggaggggggggtggtggatagaTAGTTAAGTGGAGTTTTTGATCATAATGATATGATCTACCCTGCTGTCGGGACCGAAAGCTGTCTGTCGgtgtcggcggcggctgtGAAGATGGTTTGGTAGGGGCAGGTAGAAATCGCACTTGGGAAGGCTgcggatggaggaggggcttgCTAGCTCTATTCGATATCTAATTTggtctgttgttgttgttgttgttgttgacgtcCAGTCTCAAGCGCGCTCGTACTCGTGATGCTTTGACAGCTAAGAGCTCCAGCAAACCACTTTCCCACAGCTTCGTGGCGGCGGCACATTGCAAGAAGCTTGTCTGGCCTCCCTCCCGCATGCCCTTTCTCCCacctctgtctctctctctctctctactCTCTAaccaaatccccccccctcctttcccttcACAGTGATGTTAGTGgtagtcgtcgtcgtcgtcggcgacCTACtccaggagaaggaagaggcaCAGCTCCTTTCCATCGGGAAGGATCCATCCCCTTACCTTaaccccctacaccacccaATCTCGAAACAACCGCGCCAAAAAAGCAACACCACGACGcacgtctcctcctcctcccacggcGTTCATCTCGGCAGCATTTCAAGCATCCCAATGCAAGGAGTTGCAGTTGCATCATGACAAGTTATCTGCGGCGCGTGCTATTTTCCTCTCTGTCGACATCATCGACATCCCTTGTTAGAGTTTCACCCAAGCATAACATGGGCAGCAAGCGGACAGCTTCGTAAAGCCTTCTGTTCCGGTTGGTCCGGCTGGCTGGTGGAATCatgggagaaaagggggcggtggtggaacTGCATTACAGTAGTCACTAAAATCAAGGAAGTTGAGTCGTGTACCGTGTTATTTTTTGCTTGTTGGCAGTGACAAAACTGAGTGAGTGGATGGGTTGTGGGTATCGAGCTGCGCAAATCCCTTACCCACACCCCGTCGTTTACAAAATGTTCTGCTTGA is drawn from Podospora pseudocomata strain CBS 415.72m chromosome 1 map unlocalized CBS415.72m_1, whole genome shotgun sequence and contains these coding sequences:
- a CDS encoding uncharacterized protein (EggNog:ENOG503NWZ1; COG:T) gives rise to the protein MRDPFPIAPIPALSAWIQPYADALHLPTLPLHIHEVLGAAAFYTFVHTILSPIISNAFFSKYYPKNHRARKANWDAHVVSLAQSVLINGLALWTMYYDEERANSDWEQRVWGYTGASGMIQALAAGYFVWDLGITLLNLDIFGLGLLAHAVSALAVYTFGFRPYLNYYSSIFILYELSTPFLNIHWFFDKLNMTGSKPQLYNGIALLVVFFCCRLVWGTYQSAVVYVDMWKAVQRGPDAGYIAAAFEKASGVDKNLMHFAKDAGPVPVWLAVTYVASNLTLNTLNWYWYFKMISAVKKRFEPAKKEKAAVPAGGKGTGNVATGAMVGEKQGLRQRAHSIEDVVPDSEELRQGTIQ